Proteins co-encoded in one Papaver somniferum cultivar HN1 chromosome 5, ASM357369v1, whole genome shotgun sequence genomic window:
- the LOC113281264 gene encoding probable protein phosphatase 2C 40, with protein sequence MKLSVEITDPASELSVSFGYQCSTLDHDNFSVQPDQSEFSRGIPIQNTNRNGSFSCLSGAALSANATLANTNIGNGLIGEEILPVLDSPKSFRRMSSSPSLSRLDLSSSPSQNCMPILAGSVPTRTGFLYENGNATWKPMSAPMRVESRSFLSGMDVQMAGGAAGEDRVQAVCSEENGWLFCGVYDGFNGRDAADFLAGTLIENIGFYLQALEWRMRKEQDASNFTSNEDETIPSKSLPTIGCHDHSSDSQRKGGIVLPNCSSGEVLTESFRLGVMDCLIRALAQAETDFMYMVEQEMDDRPDLVSVGSCVLLVLLHGKDLYVLNLGDSRAVLCTSDNTGSGLVKAIQLTETHTVDNETECSKVIADHPDDPSPIVRGRLKGKLRVTRALGVGYLKKREMNDALMGILRVRNLCSPPYVYTAPFTKSHRVSEDDQFVIVGSDGLFDFFSNDEVVQIAHAFIQENPFGDPAKYLVEQLVLRAAESAGFSTEELMSIPVGRRRKYHDDVTIIVIILGNKQRTSTASTSL encoded by the exons ATGAAGTTGTCTGTGGAAATCACTGATCCTGCTAGCGAGCTTAGTGTTAGCTTTGGTTATCAGTGCAGCACCTTGGACCATGATAACTTTTCCGTGCAACCTGATCAATCTGAGTTTTCTCGAGGGATTCCGATTCAAAACACAAACCGGAACGGTTCTTTTTCTTGCTTGTCCGGTGCTGCTCTTAGTGCTAATGCTACGTTAGCAAACACGAATATCGGCAATGGTCTTATAGGTGAGGAGATATTACCTGTTTTAGATTCTCCGAAATCATTTCGACGAATGTCTTCTTCTCCCTCTCTTTCGCGGTTGGACCTTAGTTCATCGCCTTCTCAGAATTGTATGCCTATCCTGGCTGGAAGTGTCCCTACGAGAACTGGTTTTCTCTATGAGAATGGAAATGCTACCTGGAAACCTATGAGTGCGCCTATGAGGGTAGAGTCACGCAGCTTCCTCAGTGGGATGGATGTACAGATGGCTGGTGGTGCTGCAGGGGAAGACCGAGTCCAAGCTGTTTGTTCTGAAGAAAATGGATGGCTCTTTTGTGGAGTGTATGATGGGTTTAATGGACGAGATGCTGCTGATTTCTTAGCTGGAACTCTTATtgaaaatatagggttttacctTCAGGCGCTGGAGTGGCGTATGAGAAAGGAACAAGATGCATCCAATTTTACTTCTAATGAAGATGAGACCATCCCCAGTAAATCGTTACCAACTATTGGATGTCATGATCACTCTTCAGATTCTCAAAGAAAGGGAGGAATTGTCCTCCCGAATTGTTCCAGTGGAGAAGTCCTAACTGAGTCATTCCGCCTGGGAGTGATGGACTGTCTCATTCGTGCCCTTGCCCAAGCTGAGACTGATTTCATGTACATGGTTGAACAGGAAATGGATGACCGACCCGATTTAGTATCTGTTGGTTCATGTGTCCTATTGGTACTTCTTCATGGGAAGGATTTGTACGTCCTCAACCTAGGTGACAGTAGGGCTGTTCTGTGTACCAGCGACAACACTGGAAGTGGTTTAGTAAAAGCCATCCAACTGACAGAAACTCACACAGTTGACAATGAAACTGAGTGCAGCAAAGTAATAGCTGATCACCCTGATGATCCCTCTCCTATTGTTCGGGGAAGACTGAAAGGAAAACTGAGGGTAACCAGGGCACTAGGAGTTGGTTACTTGAAAAAG AGAGAAATGAATGATGCGCTGATGGGCATCCTTCGAGTTCGAAACTTATGCAGTCCACCATATGTTTATACTGCACCATTCACCAAAAGTCATAGAGTTTCAGAGGATGACCAGTTTGTCATTGTGGGAAGCGATGGATTGTTCGATTTCTTCAGCAACGATGAAGTTGTTCAGATTGCACATGCGTTCATTCAGGAAAATCCTTTTGGTGATCCGGCGAAGTATCTGGTGGAGCAGCTTGTTCTAAGAGCTGCTGAAAGTGCAG GTTTCAGTACTGAGGAGCTGATGAGCATTCCTGTTGGGAGGAGGAGAAAGTATCATGACGATGTTACCATTATCGTTATCATCCTTGGAAATAAGCAGCGTACATCTACTGCTTCCACATCTTTGTAG
- the LOC113281265 gene encoding WD repeat-containing protein LWD1-like — protein MGTNMMNSNNIDQNHDGSEEQQLKQQQRSEIYTYEAPWHIYAMNWSVRRDKKYRLAIASLLEKYPNRVEIVQLDDSNGEIRSDPNLSFEHPYPPTKTIFIPDKECQKPDLLATSGDFLRIWRINSDDDTGDVNEDENSTNHRGGSVELKCLLNGNKNSEFCGPLTSFDWNEAEPKRIGTSSIDTTCTIWDIERETVDTQLIAHDKEVYDIAWGGVGVFASVSADGSVRVFDLRDKEHSTIIYESSEPDTPLVRLGWNKQDPRYMATIIMDSAKVVVLDIRFPTLPVVELQRHQASVNAIAWAPHSSCHICTAGDDSQALIWDLSSMGQPVEGGLDPILAYTAGAEIEQLQWSSSQPDWVAIAYSTKLQILRV, from the coding sequence ATGGGGACGAATATGATGAATAGTAACAACATAGATCAAAATCACGACGGATCAGAAGAACAACAACTAAAGCAACAACAGAGATCGGAGATCTACACATACGAAGCACCATGGCACATCTACGCCATGAACTGGTCCGTCCGTCGTGATAAGAAATACAGACTCGCCATAGCTAGTCTACTAGAAAAATACCCTAACCGGGTCGAAATTGTTCAACTCGACGATTCAAATGGTGAGATTAGATCCGATCCTAATCTCTCTTTTGAGCATCCATATCCACCTACCAAAACCATCTTCATCCCCGACAAAGAATGTCAGAAACCAGATCTCTTAGCTACTTCCGGCGATTTCCTCCGTATCTGGCGTATTAACTCCGATGACGACACAGGCGACGTCAACGAAGATGAAAACAGCACCAACCACCGCGGCGGGAGTGTTGAGCTCAAGTGCTTGTTGAATGGGAACAAGAACAGTGAGTTCTGTGGACCCTTGACTTCGTTCGACTGGAACGAAGCAGAGCCGAAACGGATTGGTACATCGAGTATCGATACTACGTGTACGATTTGGGATATAGAGAGGGAGACGGTGGATACGCAGTTGATTGCTCATGATAAGGAGGTTTATGATATCGCTTGGGGTGGTGTTGGTGTTTTTGCTTCGGTTTCAGCTGATGGTTCTGTCAGGGTTTTTGATTTACGCGATAAAGAGCATTCAACGATTATCTATGAGAGCTCAGAGCCTGATACACCATTGGTTAGGCTGGGATGGAATAAGCAGGATCCTAGGTACATGGCTACTATTATTATGGATAGTGCTAAGGTAGTGGTTCTTGATATCCGGTTTCCTACATTGCCTGTGGTTGAGCTGCAGAGGCATCAAGCTAGTGTGAATGCTATTGCATGGGCACCACATAGTTCTTGtcacatatgtactgctggagATGATTCTCAGGCATTAATTTGGGACCTGTCGTCAATGGGGCAGCCGGTGGAAGGCGGCCTTGATCCTATCTTAGCATATACGGCTGGAGCTGAAATTGAGCAGCTTCAATGGTCTTCTTCACAGCCTGATTGGGTTGCCATTGCTTATTCCACAAAGCTTCAGATACTTAGGGTTTGA
- the LOC113277355 gene encoding heavy metal-associated isoprenylated plant protein 35-like — MATKVDDADLKRIDLKVSVNCCDGCKRKVKKLLQTIEGVLKIEIDSTEPKMRVIGNVDPRILIKKLMRAGKHAELLACTNNSSSNGKSEPNKDEEKVKNPTTKPLADNCENKGVEKCPPNSSCTSTAAQDEQKSGSRDNRENPKTVDGSRKKRGSSKHRHKKADCYEGHTGDITSNTLPVLVLVPETIKMPVETPSLVSKVVTKQDDSGAVQPEMVHQVVEPLSKLHDPSDYSTTATTTTDSYALAPQSFPSMFYYGGDNRNNYGYRMYEGSRVYAHDQQAAPIIFLPELQPPVPRVGDYFSVENTVGCQIM; from the exons ATGGCAACCAAGGTTGACGACGCAGACCTAAAG AGGATTGATTTGAAGGTTTCTGTGAATTGTTGCGATGGTTGCAAGCGCAAGGTGAAGAAATTACTACAAACCATTGAGG GTGTTTTAAAGATTGAAATCGACAGTACAGAGCCGAAGATGAGGGTCATTGGGAATGTTGATCCAAGAATTCTGATCAAGAAATTGATGAGAGCAGGAAAGCATGCTGAATTGTTAGCATGTACTAACAATAGCAGTAGCAATGGCAAGTCCGAGCCTaacaaagatgaagaaaaagTTAAGAACCCCACTACAAAACCGTTAGCAGACAACTGTGAAAACAAAGGCGTAGAAAAATGTCCTCCAAACTCATCATGTACAAGTACTGCTGCTCAGGATGAACAGAAGAGTGGTAGCAGGGATAATAGAGAGAATCCAAAAACAGTGGATGGGAGTAGGAAAAAAAGAGGATCTTCTAAGCACCGCCATAAGAAAGCTGATTGCTACGAGGGTCATACTGGCGACATAACTAGTAATACTCTTCCTGTTCTGGTTCTAGTACCGGAAACAATAAAAATGCCAGTCGAAACTCCTTCACTTGTTAGTAAAGTAGTAACAAAGCAGGATGACTCCGGCGCTGTGCAGCCTGAGATGGTGCATCAAGTAGTTGAACCCTTGTCCAAATTACATGATCCATCTGATTATAGTACTACTGCAACAACTACTACGGATTCATATGCTTTGGCGCCTCAGTCTTTTCCGTCAATGTTTTATTACGGGGGAGACAACCGTAACAATTACGGATACCGGATGTATGAAGGCAGCAGAGTGTATGCTCATGACCAGCAAGCTGCGCCTATCATATTTTTGCCAGAGCTTCAACCACCGGTCCCAAGGGTAGGAGACTATTTCAGTGTTGAGAATACCGTAGGATGTCAGATCATGTGA